The Streptococcus sp. oral taxon 431 nucleotide sequence TGACGGAGAGACTGGACGAAATGCTAATGGAGACATGGTGCGTGACCGTATCACCACTAAGCGTAAGTTAGATTGTGAATGGGGCATGCTGACTCAAGATGAAGTGAGTCAGCTTTTAAATGCCGTATCGCCTGAATTCTTTGAAGTGTCTTATCCAGACCCTATGGATGGGCAAGTCACAAAGACTTTCTATGTTGGCGACAGGACAGCGCCAAGCTACTCGTTTACTGAGAAGTTCAAACCTTGGACAGGTGCTAAATTTAACTTAGTAGAGAGGTAGAAAAATGGACGCACTCAGAAAACAAAAGTTTAATCAAGCAATGTTCTCCAAAAATCGAACTCTCGCTATTAGAGTAGGGAAGTATCAGTCGAGCGACATCAAAGAAGCAAGTTTTGATTATGGTTATATCAAAGGTGATACTTATAAACCTGGTGGAACGTGCGCAGGTAGTGCTAAAATCGTCTTTACGAGCGTTATTACTACTTTCAATAAATTAGATAAGGTTTATCCTGAAATCGGTCTTTTGGTAGACGGAACCTACGAATGGGTTAAGATGGGTGAATACTTTATCAATGATATTGAGATTGACCGCAATCGTAACATGACTAAACTTGATCTCATGGATGGGATGTTCAAGCTAAATCGTGAGCACATCACTGATTTAACCTATCCGGCTGAAATTCGACATGTTATCAAAGAAATTTGTCTAAAGACTGGTATAGAGTTAGCAAATGAATACATGGATATTACATCCATGAATTACAGAATCGAGCAGATTCCGAAAGATAAAAAAATGACATTCAGAGATGTTTTGAGTCTAGCTACTCAGATGCTCGGGATGTCTTGTTTTTTTAATCGAGAAGGTAAACTCGAAATCAAGGAATTGACTGATTCAGGTATCACGATTACAGCAGATAGTTACTTCATGCACGGATTAACCAAGAGTGAAATTGAGTATCAGATAGCTGGGATATCTTGTAAAAAAAACAAAGAGATACTCACTGTTGGTTTGAGAACTGGTCGCTCACTTGAGATTGAAAATCTATTAATGTCTCAATCTGCCTTAGACAACCTTTATCACAACATCAAAGATATTCGTTATTATCCGTTTAATTTGAATTACCAAGGCCATTTATTGCTGGACGTCGGTCAGTGGGTGACCATTAAGACAAATACGGGCGAAACCTTCAAATCGCCAGTATTGAGCCAATCATTCACATTTAAAGGCGGTTTGCGTGGTCGTATTAGTGCAGATAGTAAGGCTGGTAATGATGCGCAGTATTCGTATGCAGGTACAATTACCAAAAAGATTGAACAATTTAATGAAATTGAAGCTCAAATCCAAAGTCAACTTGAAGAAGCAGATAAAGGTTTTGACCAGAAGGTTGAAAAAATCAAAAATGATTTTAGCGATCAAGTCAAACTTGCCAGAGCTAAATCCGAAGAAGTCAAGCAAGAACTGTCTGACACTATCAATCAGCGTTTCGACAGCTTTGAAAATGGTCCTTTACAAGATGCTAAACGTAGGGCTATAGAAGCCTTGAGAAACGCTGGCGCAAGCAGCTTACTCGCTCAGGAAGCCAAGCGGATTTGGTTGGATTCTGTTGCTAAACTTGAAGAATTCAAGATACAGGCTACAAGCGCTCAAACAGCTTTGTCGGGTGATTTGGATGTTCTAAAACAGACGGTCAACAATGAAGTCAACCAAGCGTCCGAACATCGCAGAACGACCACTGAGGCTCTTAGTCGAATGACTGGCCAGATGAACGGATTTGCGACGAAATCAGAGGTCAAACAAGGCATTGATGGGCTGACTCAGACATTTGCTAAGATGCGGGTCGGTGGAACGAACCTTTATATATTAAGTAATAATAAGGATATCTCTCGCAGTATCCATTTAACAGATTTGAAATTTGATATTTCATCTGGCGAAATTTCATTTCAAGCAACTGGATCAGATCCGTATTTTGGCGAAGCCACAGTTCATCCAAAAGTAGCAAGCGAACGAAATGGTGTTAGAATTCCTGTTGTTTTGGGGAAAGCAATCTATATAACAGTTTCAAATCCAATTTTTATCAAAAATTACATTTCGTATTTTGATAAAAATGGGAATACTGTGAAATCTTATAAGAAATATGCGACAAATTCCTTTCTAATCCCTTTTGAAGAAGTGAAAGGAGTCTCATTCATCTGCCTGCGTTTTGGGTGTGGAGGTTCTGATTTTGAAATCGGAAGCGTTATAAAAACTAAAATAAAAGTTGAATATGGTACTATCCCGACCGACTGGAGTCCTGCGCCTGAAGATATTGACGGCCTTATCACAGAAGCCAAGGCTACCTTCGAGCGAACGGCTCAGGGCTTGCGGACTGACTTATCAGCTATTCAGGAATATGTAAATAAAGACGGTCAGCGACAGGAAGTCTTACAACGCTACGCTCGTGAAGAGAGTGCAAAACAAGCAACGGCAGTTCGTGAGCTGGTCAATCGTGATTTCGTTGGTAAGGCTACTTATCAAGAGGACGTGAGAGGTCTTGAACGCAAGTTCGAAACTATCACCAACCCACAAAGTGGCACGATAGCGAATCAGATTGCCAACTACAAAACAGCAGTGGATGGACGATTTACTGAAATCACCTCACTGATTTCTGGTAAGGCTAATCAGACAGACTTCCAGCGAGTTAAGGAAACTAGTCAGCTTTACGAGCGTATTCTGGGCAATACTGAAAATGGGATTGTTAATAATGTGGCTCGTATGGCTATGACCAATCAGCTGTTCCAGGTTGAAGTTGGGAAGGCCTTTGCGGAACATCAGAATTTATTCTTAATCTCAACGCTCACTAAAGGATTTTTAGGGAATAATGGAATCATTAACGTAGCGAACGCTACACAAAAGGAGGTTACATCCGATTTCATTTCAGTGGATCCAAATGAAAAAATTATTTTCCAGCACTGGGTAACTCTTCCTGAGAATGGAATGGCTTGGACCGCTTGGCAATTTTTTGATAAAAACAAAAATCCTATTGATAACCGCAAACCAGGCTTAAATGCTTACAAAACAACTGTAGGCAAACAACACAACATCAATCAAATCACTGTACCAGCGAATGCTTATTTCGTCAGATTCTCAGCTCGTATGTATGATGATGGTTTGATAAAAGTAGAACACGGTTCAGTTCCATCTGATTACTCAGTAGCACCAAATGATGCCCTTGAAGCTGTTAAAACAGTACAAACTCAATTAAATGACTCATGGTCGGTTCAAAATCTGACAAGCGCAGGCTCAATCGTTTCGCAAATCAATGCGACCAACAATCAAATTTTGATTGAAGCTGAAAAGATTCGATTGAAGGGTAAGACCTTACTTGATGAGCTGACGGCTATTCAAGGTTATTTCAAACGCTTGTTCGTTGGTGAAGGTACGTTCGCGACTCTTAACACAGATATTTTGCGAGCTAACTCTATCACAGCTGATAAGCTGGTCATGGATATGGCAATGGCAAGACGTTTCGTCTCAAGTGATATCTTCACGGATACGCTTGCTGCTAAAGAAGCCTTTATCAACAAACTTCGGTCTGTTGTTGTTACCGCAACTTTGCTAGAAGGGTATAAAGGCTGGATTGGTGGTTTTCAAATCGGGACACACGATTCAGGCTCTGGTAGATGGTTGACAGGCAAGAACCATTTTTCTGTCGGTATGGGCGATGGCGAAGGAGACGAAGGGTCTACAGCTCTCTGGGTGAATTGGGGGAACCGTTGGGATCGAGTCGGAGACAAAGCTTGGTACGTGAAGAACAATGGTCAAATGTTTTGTTACAATCGTGCCGAATTTTGGAACACACCTGTTATTCACGGAGATTTGCGTGTCACAGGGGATATTTACTACAACAATAAGGCGTCAGGCGGTGGTTCAGGTTACTGGATTTCATCACCAAGATACTCAAGAATTGAGCCCTCTGGCGGCTCTTTATATTTATATTATTCCGGCGGAGGTTACGACTGGATACCGATGAACAAAGACGTATCTGACCGTCGATACAAGCACAATATCGAAGCTAGTACAGTTTCTGGGCTAGGTGTAGTCGAAAGTCTGAAGACGTACAGCTACCGCAAAGAATACGATGGAAAACTTGAGTATATTTCTTGCGGTATCATGGCGCAAGATGTTCAAAAGTATATCCCAGAGGCTTTCTTTGAGAATCCAGACGGCGCATACTCATATCGCACATTTGAACTTGTGCCTTACCTAATTAAGGCCATCCAAGAATTAAATCAAAAAATAGAAAAATTGGAGAAAACAGCATGAACGAAACATTGAATCAATTAGTTATGGAGTCGCTATCTAAGAAATTAGCACAAGTAGAAATACAAGCCGCGCAAAACGAAGTATTCTATCTCTTTGCTGCAAGTGAATTGCAAAAGATGAATGAAGTTTTGGAATACGACCCTGCTCTAAAAGAGCTATTTGAAGAAGTGAAAGGAAAAATGACAAATGGCAATCAGTAATTATGAATTAGCAACCAAACCATATCTTCGTGGTTCGGGTGATAATATCCGAACAGTGGTTGAAATCCGTTTAGAAGATGGGACTCGCTACAGCACCAACATGCGTGAGCTCTCAGGAGACCGTACAGGAGATTCTGACGATGTTTTAATTAAATCGGTATTAGACATTGTTAAGACTGAAATTGATCCGTCTAGCGCAATCGTGCAAGCTCAGGAGCAACTTAACAAGGCCAAGGAAGATTTGACTGCTAACAAAGAGTATCTTGAGTCTGTTTCAGCAATTACTGAAGTCTTGATTGCTCTTGCTATCTCTCAAAACGGAGGCATGCCTACTTATGCTTATTCTAAGGTAGCTGCATTTGTTAAGCCTCTTGTCAAGACTGCACGATATGCGAATGGTGACATTATTGCCATGCCTTATCCATTTGAAACTAATGCTAAGTGGCCTAAAGGTACGCTGACTATCTTCAAGTTCCAGATGCAGGAAAAAGAAGGCTATACTTACAAGGAGCAGGATCTTTCTGAAATGCTTCAAAAAGGCATCTTGACTGTTGTTATGCCACGGATTGAGTAGAGAGGAGAGTGTATGCGAGACTTACCACTACATGAACTTATTGAACATCTGAAGAATCTTTCATCCAGTCCTTACATTCATATCTTTTTTTGGCTCATGATTTTGGATATTGTAACGGGATATGTCAAGGCTTTTAAAACCAAGCGATTTGATAGTAAGATCGGTACTATGGGATTGATTCGTCATTTCGTAGTATTCACGGTCATCTTACTTGTTGCGATGTATGCTCGTTCGCTTGGTGTTCGTCCACTAGGAATTACCTGGACGATGTTCTTCATTGCTAACTATTTAGGCTCTGTACTTGAGAATTGGGAAGCGATTGGTTGGGCATTCCCAGAATTCTTAAAACCATATATCAACCAAATCAAAAAAGACAATGCTAGAAAACTTGGTCAATTATTAGTAAACATTGACCAGAAAGACAAATTTGACGAAAAGGAGAAATAACATGCAACAAATTACTGAAATCATCACAAACGGAGCGATTAGCATCCTTGTTATCTTGGTAGGGGTAGCAGTTAAAACTGTTAAAGAATACCTGATCAAGAAGGGTGGAGAAAAAACAATCAAGATTGTTGAAATCCTTGCTAAGAATGCAGTAAACGCAGTAGAACAAGTATCTGCTGAAACTGGCTACAAGGGCGAAGAGAAGCTAGAACAGGCACGTATTAAGATTCGTGCTGAGCTTAGCAAATACAATATCAGCATGACTGACCGTGATCTTGATACCTTCGTAGAGTCAGCAGTTAAGCAGATGAATGATGCGTGGAGAGGGGAATAGCAATGGTCGAAATTATTAACCATACAATTTTTAATGGGATTTCAGGATCCCGACCAACTGAACGTCCAAAATATTACGTTTTGCATAACGATGCAGGCTCAAAAAACGCAAAGGCCTACATCGAATGGCTCCAATCACGATACGACAATGGTCAAGCTGAACTTGGTTTCGCACATTACTACATCACAAGAGATGCAATTGTGCGAGTTGAAGACACATATAACGGCTCATGGTCTGCTGCTAACTACGATGCTAACATGAACTCTCTTAGCTACGAAGTATGTCAGCAGTTAAGTGCATCAGATGCCGAGTTTATCGAAAATGAAAACATGGTATTGCGCCAAATGGCAGAGGACATGACTTACTACGGTGATACTCCAAACTATTCAAATATCAAGTTCCACAATGAGTTTTCAAGCACCTCGTGCCCTGCTCGTTCACTTGAATTACACGGTGGCTCCAATGACAGCTTGCGTAACTATGTGATTGCTAAGATTAAGCATTATCAATCGCTCGGCTCAACTGTTCAAGAAATGCTTGGTGGCGATGATGTTCAGGAAGGTTGGAAGAAAAATGCTACTGGCTGGTGGCATGTTAACTCGGATGGTTCTTATCCTGCTAATAGCTGGCAGAAGATTGACGATGTCTGGTATTACTTTGATAGCAACGGATACATGAAGGCTAACTCATGGCACAAGCACACAGACGGCTACTGGTACTACTTGCTCCCAAGTGGAGCCATGGCTACTGGTTGGGCACTCATTGCTAACAAGTGGTACTACTTCAAAGAAACTGGAGCCATGGCCACTGGATGGGTCAAATATAAAGACCACTGGTACTACCTCGATGCCAAGGATGGCGACATGAAATCCAAGCAGTTCATTAAGTCAGCAGATGGTTCTGGTTGGTACTATCTTAAATCAGACGGAACAATGGCAGATAAGCCAGAGTTCACAGTCGAGCCTGACGGTTTGATTACCACAAAATAAAATAGAAAGACTCAAAAATATTGTACACTAACCGCAGGCAGTAGCTTGCGGTTTTTTGTTTGGCCTGAAATACGCTTGATAATCGCTTGAAGTCCCTGAAAATCCTTTATAGATAGAGGGTTAGGAGCACTCTTTTTCGCTTGAATATCTTTATTTTGTTCTGAAGTTTTGAAAAAAGTGAGGGGCAAAAAAGGGGCAAAAATGTCGTAAACCTCTGTAAAACGATGTAGAAAATCAACTTTACCCTCGCTTTAACTCTCTAAATTTCAACGTATTGTGAAACAGTGTAAATTATAGTATCGCCTATAACTGTTGTGTGCTCTTTTTTTGTGCTTTAAAGAAAATAGTTTAAGTATGGCGAAATAGGAATGAGTTTGTTAATAAAAGGGAAAATAAGGGATATTTGAAATATCTTTAAATTTTTTTGTATGATTTTATTGTTTGCTTTTTGATAAGACACTTTTCTTTATTTTATATAGAAGATTTTTCGTGCTTTTTTCGAATAAATAAGATAAAATAGCCTAGAATAGATGATAATAGAAAAGAGAAGATTATGAAAATTCGTGGTTTTGAACTAGTTTCTAGTTTTACAGATGAAAATTTGCTACCAAAGCGTGAGACAGCGCATGCGGCTGGTTATGATTTAAAGGTTGCGGAGCGTACAGTCATTGCTCCAGGAGAAATCGTCCTCGTCCCAACTGGGGTCAAGGCCTATATGCAGCCGACAGAGGTTCTCTACCTCTATGATCGTTCTTCAAACCCTCGTAAGAAGGGCTTAGTCTTAATCAACTCGGTTGGTGTCATTGATGGGGACTATTATGGGAATCCTGGGAATGAAGGACATATCTTTGCACAGATGAAGAATATTACCGACCAAGAGGTTGTTCTTGAAGTTGGGGAACGTGTGGTTCAGGCTGTCTTTGCTCCTTTCTTAATTGCAGATGGAGATGAGGCAGATGGCGTGCGGACTGGTGGATTTGGATCAACAGGGCACTAAGATGAAGATTATCTTTGTACGTCACGGGGAGCCAGATTATAGTATGCTTGATAAACTTGAAAATCCGCAACTCTATAGTGGTTTTGGTCGTGATTTAGCACCATTGACAGGAAAAGGTCGCAGTCTGGCAAAAGAAGTTGCTAAAACCGCATGTTTTGGAAAGGCAGAGATTATTATTTCATCGTCTGTGACGAGGGCTTTAGAAACAGCACATTATATAGCGGTTGAAACAGGATTGGACTTATTTGTGGAGCCGTTTTTTCATGAGTGGCGTCCAGACTTAGATGGCACTAACTCTGATTTAACTAGTGTATTGGTAGCTCATGAATATTATCTAAAACATCAAGGAGGTTTACCTGAAGATTCTCCTTGTCGCTATGAAACTGCTCTGGAGATGCGTCATCGTTTTTTAAGAACTTTGGAAAAATATAAAAATTATAAAACTATTATCATTGTAACTCACGGAATGCTCATGCGCCAGTTTGTACCAAATGAGAAGATTGATTTTTGCCAAGTGATTGAATGTGAGATAGAGATATAGAAAGAGGTTTATCATCGCAAAGAAAAAAGCGACATTTGTATGTCAAAATTGTGGGTATAATTCCCCTAAATATCTGGGACGTTGCCCCAACTGTGGAGCTTGGTCTTCTTTTGTTGAGGAAGTTGAGGTTACAGAGGTCAAAAATGCGCGTGTGTCCTTGACAGGGGAGAAAAGACAGAAAGAAGAAATTTGCGACCGGCTTGTTGCTTGTATCTTCTCGTATCTTTGAGAAGCGTCGGGCTTCTTGTTTTACTAATCCAGATTTAAAAGATTTTTTAGAGGAAAACGGTGCTAAAAGCATAGAATTTATAGGGGTAGATGGCAATGGCTGTGTTAAGGCTTCCGTTTTGGCAGCTACCAAGGAGAATTATCAGATTTCTGTCGATTTGTCTGCTGTCGGAGTTGCCAACCAGAAGAAATTCTCTAAAACACTGAAGCAGTGGCAAGATTTCGGAATCAAGATTGGATAGTTTTATGGGGATCTTAATATGAAAATTATTTTTATCCGTCACGGGGAGCCAAATTACCGTGAGTTAGAGGAGCGTTCCTATACTAGATTCGGGATAGATTTGGCACCCTTATCTGAGAAAGGAAGACAACAAGCTCAGGAACTTTGCAAAAATCCTTTGTTTGGCTCAGCTGATATCCTGGTGTCTTCTGCAGTGACGCGAGCTTTAGAAACGGCTTTTTATGTATCCTGTGCTACTGGCCTTCCTTTGAGGGTAGAGCCATTATTGCATGAATGGCAGGTTTATGAAACAGGTATAGAGAACTTTGAAACAGCTAGATGTCTGTTTTTAGAAAACAAGGGGGAGTTGCTCCCAAATTCTCCTGTTCAATATGAGACAGCTGAGGAAATGAGGTCTCGGTTTCTAGAATCTATGGGCAAGTATCGAG carries:
- a CDS encoding DUF6711 family protein; this encodes MAHLIINGVAVKPPKSFQVGIQDIDGETGRNANGDMVRDRITTKRKLDCEWGMLTQDEVSQLLNAVSPEFFEVSYPDPMDGQVTKTFYVGDRTAPSYSFTEKFKPWTGAKFNLVER
- a CDS encoding dUTP diphosphatase; its protein translation is MKIRGFELVSSFTDENLLPKRETAHAAGYDLKVAERTVIAPGEIVLVPTGVKAYMQPTEVLYLYDRSSNPRKKGLVLINSVGVIDGDYYGNPGNEGHIFAQMKNITDQEVVLEVGERVVQAVFAPFLIADGDEADGVRTGGFGSTGH
- a CDS encoding phage holin, which produces MQQITEIITNGAISILVILVGVAVKTVKEYLIKKGGEKTIKIVEILAKNAVNAVEQVSAETGYKGEEKLEQARIKIRAELSKYNISMTDRDLDTFVESAVKQMNDAWRGE
- a CDS encoding histidine phosphatase family protein, which codes for MKIIFVRHGEPDYSMLDKLENPQLYSGFGRDLAPLTGKGRSLAKEVAKTACFGKAEIIISSSVTRALETAHYIAVETGLDLFVEPFFHEWRPDLDGTNSDLTSVLVAHEYYLKHQGGLPEDSPCRYETALEMRHRFLRTLEKYKNYKTIIIVTHGMLMRQFVPNEKIDFCQVIECEIEI
- a CDS encoding tail fiber domain-containing protein, yielding MDALRKQKFNQAMFSKNRTLAIRVGKYQSSDIKEASFDYGYIKGDTYKPGGTCAGSAKIVFTSVITTFNKLDKVYPEIGLLVDGTYEWVKMGEYFINDIEIDRNRNMTKLDLMDGMFKLNREHITDLTYPAEIRHVIKEICLKTGIELANEYMDITSMNYRIEQIPKDKKMTFRDVLSLATQMLGMSCFFNREGKLEIKELTDSGITITADSYFMHGLTKSEIEYQIAGISCKKNKEILTVGLRTGRSLEIENLLMSQSALDNLYHNIKDIRYYPFNLNYQGHLLLDVGQWVTIKTNTGETFKSPVLSQSFTFKGGLRGRISADSKAGNDAQYSYAGTITKKIEQFNEIEAQIQSQLEEADKGFDQKVEKIKNDFSDQVKLARAKSEEVKQELSDTINQRFDSFENGPLQDAKRRAIEALRNAGASSLLAQEAKRIWLDSVAKLEEFKIQATSAQTALSGDLDVLKQTVNNEVNQASEHRRTTTEALSRMTGQMNGFATKSEVKQGIDGLTQTFAKMRVGGTNLYILSNNKDISRSIHLTDLKFDISSGEISFQATGSDPYFGEATVHPKVASERNGVRIPVVLGKAIYITVSNPIFIKNYISYFDKNGNTVKSYKKYATNSFLIPFEEVKGVSFICLRFGCGGSDFEIGSVIKTKIKVEYGTIPTDWSPAPEDIDGLITEAKATFERTAQGLRTDLSAIQEYVNKDGQRQEVLQRYAREESAKQATAVRELVNRDFVGKATYQEDVRGLERKFETITNPQSGTIANQIANYKTAVDGRFTEITSLISGKANQTDFQRVKETSQLYERILGNTENGIVNNVARMAMTNQLFQVEVGKAFAEHQNLFLISTLTKGFLGNNGIINVANATQKEVTSDFISVDPNEKIIFQHWVTLPENGMAWTAWQFFDKNKNPIDNRKPGLNAYKTTVGKQHNINQITVPANAYFVRFSARMYDDGLIKVEHGSVPSDYSVAPNDALEAVKTVQTQLNDSWSVQNLTSAGSIVSQINATNNQILIEAEKIRLKGKTLLDELTAIQGYFKRLFVGEGTFATLNTDILRANSITADKLVMDMAMARRFVSSDIFTDTLAAKEAFINKLRSVVVTATLLEGYKGWIGGFQIGTHDSGSGRWLTGKNHFSVGMGDGEGDEGSTALWVNWGNRWDRVGDKAWYVKNNGQMFCYNRAEFWNTPVIHGDLRVTGDIYYNNKASGGGSGYWISSPRYSRIEPSGGSLYLYYSGGGYDWIPMNKDVSDRRYKHNIEASTVSGLGVVESLKTYSYRKEYDGKLEYISCGIMAQDVQKYIPEAFFENPDGAYSYRTFELVPYLIKAIQELNQKIEKLEKTA
- a CDS encoding N-acetylmuramoyl-L-alanine amidase; the encoded protein is MVEIINHTIFNGISGSRPTERPKYYVLHNDAGSKNAKAYIEWLQSRYDNGQAELGFAHYYITRDAIVRVEDTYNGSWSAANYDANMNSLSYEVCQQLSASDAEFIENENMVLRQMAEDMTYYGDTPNYSNIKFHNEFSSTSCPARSLELHGGSNDSLRNYVIAKIKHYQSLGSTVQEMLGGDDVQEGWKKNATGWWHVNSDGSYPANSWQKIDDVWYYFDSNGYMKANSWHKHTDGYWYYLLPSGAMATGWALIANKWYYFKETGAMATGWVKYKDHWYYLDAKDGDMKSKQFIKSADGSGWYYLKSDGTMADKPEFTVEPDGLITTK
- a CDS encoding phage holin family protein gives rise to the protein MRDLPLHELIEHLKNLSSSPYIHIFFWLMILDIVTGYVKAFKTKRFDSKIGTMGLIRHFVVFTVILLVAMYARSLGVRPLGITWTMFFIANYLGSVLENWEAIGWAFPEFLKPYINQIKKDNARKLGQLLVNIDQKDKFDEKEK
- a CDS encoding histidine phosphatase family protein is translated as MKIIFIRHGEPNYRELEERSYTRFGIDLAPLSEKGRQQAQELCKNPLFGSADILVSSAVTRALETAFYVSCATGLPLRVEPLLHEWQVYETGIENFETARCLFLENKGELLPNSPVQYETAEEMRSRFLESMGKYRDYQTVVVVTHRMLIRQFVANEKIDFCQVIECEIEI